TAGCCGCACCTGCTCACGCGGCACTTCCGCTCTTGAATCGAGCGAAATAACCTTGTTGGCCGAGGCGGCTCACCGCGATCTTCATATTTTCCAGAGAGACCTCGGTCAGAACGATCAAACCGGGCTCCGCGAGAAAAGGCATTCCCTGCTTTGCTTCTTCCTCAAGGTCTTGCCGCAACCGTACGGCGTCGTAGAAGACGACGGGATGGCGTGAACCGTCATCGAGTTCGACGACGACCCCGCCCAGGTAGCCGGCCCCAATCGCATTAAACGCGTCTCGGTTATCGAAGCCGTATTCGAAAACGAGCTTGACTGCGCCAGCGTCCACGACGGTCTGCAATTCGGATGTCTTCATGAGATTACTCCAGTTCAACTTGATCGAGGGCCGCCTGGTACTCCGACGGGGTAAGCGACTGCCGCGGTACAATTTCGAAGTGCGTTAAACGCTGTCCTCGCTGGACGATTGTCAACATCGGTGGAATGCTCTTGATGCGCCTGACTTCCCCGAATCTCGCGAGGGCCGCCTGATCGGTTTCCACAGAGACGCCATGAGTGTTTTTGAGGTAGCCGCTCGCCCGATCCACCTTGTATTCATTCGGCTTCGCATCCAGGTCGTGCCCACCCCGATAGACGTTGATTGTCTGTGGGTCAATCTCCTCTCCCGGCCGCCCTTCGTATGGGTCGTTCATGGCAAATGTTTTTCACAACGGATTTGTCACGGGCCGATCGTCTTGCAGCGTTGCTTGGGTCGCTTAATGCAGTATACTTTTTCCGCGGGACTTTGTCTCGGTGTTCGCTTCCGCTCTTCCGCTCTTGCCCGTGGCACTCACTTGCCTTAGGCTAGGCGACCAGTTTCGCGATCCACGACGGAAGTTTTCCGAGCGAAGCGCCCCGCCATGAAAAGGCGGTTGGGATCACGGGCGACGATTACTGGTTCATCCCGGAGTCAACCATGCGCACCGAAGCCGCTCTGCTTGTCGAGCTGAACCAGCCCCTGCGGCACGCCGCCCTGACCCTGCCGGAACTCAGGCCGGGGCAAATGCTGGTGGAAGTGGCCTATAGCGGCGTCTGCCACAGCCAGTTGCACGAAGTTCGCGGCCGTCGCGGTCCCGACCGCTTCCTGCCCCATACGCTGGGCCACGAAGGTTCGGGCACCGTGCTGGCCGTGGCCGACGGCGTAAGCAAGGTCCGGCCCGGCGATCGTGTCGTGCTCACCTGGATCAAGGGACGCGGCGCCGACGTCCCATCGACGGTGTACTACGACGGCCCGACGGCGGTCAATTCCGGCGCTCTGAGCACGTTCATGCGGCACAGCGTGACCTGCGAAAACCGCGTCGTGCCGATCGCCGACAACGTCCCCTTGCGCGAGGCGGCGTTGCTCGGCTGCGCGGTGCCCACCGGCGCCGGCATGGTACACAAGGCGGCCAAGATCAGCCGCGGCAGCAGCGTGGCCGTGTTTGGCGTCGGCGGCATCGGCCTTTGCGCCGTGATGGCCGCCCGAATGCTCGACGCCAGTCCGCTGATCGCCATCGACGTGGTCGAGGCGAAACTGGCTGAGGCGGTGCGGCTGGGCGCGACGCATACCGTACACGCGCTCCGGCGCGAACCCCGCGCTGCCCTACTTGAGTTGACGGGCGGAAAGGGCGTCGATTACGCCATCGAATCGGCCGGCCGCCGCGAAACGATGGAGGCGGCGTTTCGATCGGTAAAAAATCAGGGCGGCCTGTGCGTATTGGCTGGCAACCTCCCGCACGGCGAGCAAATCTCCATCGACCCCTTCGATTTGATCCGCGGCAAGCGGATTGTGGGAACCTGGGGCGGGGAGACCCAGCCCGACGAAGACATCCCGCAGTTCGCCCAGTGGTATGTGGAAGGCCGCTTGCCGTTGGCCGAGCTGATTACGCACGAGTATCCACTGGAAGAGATCAATGCGGCCCTGTCGGACATGGAGCAAGGGCGAGTGAGCCGGGCACTGATCAAGATGGCGGCATGAGCCGTCCGTCAACAGCAAGGTGATGGCTGGGTAAGGTTCCAGCCAAAGCGTTTCGATCTCGCATGGCGGGCAAGTCTTACAAGCGATCGCTCTCGACTCATGGAAAAGTTCGCGCGGATTGTTGTCGGCTACCATGGATGCAAGCGGACCCTCGCCAATGACCTGCTGACGGAAAAGCTGCCGATCGGCCAGTGGAACAGGAGCGAGAACGCGTACGACTGGCTCGGCGAAGGGATTTACTTTTGGGAGCACTCTCCGACGCGGGCACTTCGCTGGGCGACCGAACGGTTCCGCAAGCGCGCGGCCGTCGTTGGAGCCGTCATTCAATTGGGCACCTGCTTCGACTTGCTCGATGAGAGAATCACCGCGCTGCTCGCGGACACGTACCCAGAATTCGCGCAGTCTTATGCGGTCGCCGGCAAAACGCTGCCTGCCAACAGAGGCAAGGGCAATAAGCTGCGGGAGTTGGACTGTGCGGTAATTAACGACTGCGTGCGTCGCATGGGACTGCGGCACATGCCCTTCGATACGGTACGTGGGGCCTTTCTCGAAGGGCCGCCCGCGTTTCCAGGCACCACGATTTCAGCCCAGACGCACATCCAGATTGCCGTGCGGAACGTCGATTGCATTCTGGGCGTCTTTCGCCCAAACTTAAACTTATAGAGGAGGGATGTCATGAACCAACCCACGATTGAAGAGATGCGGGCCGCCCTGGAGGCCACAAAGCTGCCTCCGAAAGAGCACTTTGCGCGAATGGTGGCGGACGGCCTGATTAACTCGGAAGGGCAGTTGACCAAACTATTCGGCGGCGAAGCCGAGCCGGAATCATGGGCCAAGCGCCCAGCCGCTGTGACGTCTGCCAATGTCAATGGCCGCGGCGACCGCGCCTAGCCTGGGTCTTGGGCGGCCATAGATGCCGCCGGCTTGCCCGGAGACGCGGTAACGGTCGTGGGCTACACGCCGCGGTCGATCACTTTCCGGCGGCCTTCGCTTCGACCGGCGGCGCGTCGATTATATCATGATATCGTAATGCCCTTGAGCCAGACCGCGAAAAGTGCTACATCCTGCCCGATTTCGCGGCATTCCCACCCTCGCACGCCCCGGACCTCCCTCAACATGGGCCATCGCAAGATCGTCCCCCTTGAAGAACTGGCGACGGCCCTGGCCGCCGAACGCACGGCCGGGCGGAGGATCGTCCATTGCCACGGGGTTTTCGACCTGCTGCACGTCGGCCACCTGCGGCACTTTCAGCAGGCCAAGAAGCTGGGCGACCTTCTCGTCGTGACGCTCACGCCCGACGAGTTTGTCAACAAAGGGGTGGGACGCCCGGCCTTCGGCCAAGGGCTGCGGGCCGAGTTCATCGCGGCGCTGGAGCCGGTCGATTACGTGGCGATCAATCTCTGGCCGACGGCCGTCGAAACCATCCGCCTGCTCGGACCGCACGTGTTCGCCAAGGGGAGCGAGTTTCGCAACCTGGACGACACGATCGGGCACGTCTCGAAAGAAAGCGAAGCCATTCAGGCCATCGGCGGCGAAATGGCCTTCACCGACGACCTGACGTTCAGCTCGTCGGCGCTGATCAACCAGTATATGTCGCAGTTTCCCGACCAGGTGCGGCAGTATCTCCACGACTTCGCCCGACGCTATACCGCCGACGAAGTGCTTCGACCGCTGCGCGAGGCCGAGGCGCTCAACGTGTTGGTGATCGGCGAAACGATCCTCGACGAATACATCTATTGCGAGGCGATGGGCAAGTCGGGCAAAGAGCCGGTGCTGGCCACGCGGCTGCTCGACGCCCAGCGCTATGCCGGCGGCGTGCTGGCGTGTGCCAACCACCTGGCCGGCTTTTGCGGCAGCGTCGATATGCTGACGTTTCTGGGCGAAGGGGGCGACGAAGAACTGTTTGTCCGCGGCTCCTTGAAGCCGAACGTCGCGCCGCTCGTCGTCTACAAAGACGATTCGCCCACCATCGTCAAAACGCGCTACGTCGAAAAGTACCTCGGCCAAAAGCTGTTCGAGGCCTATTCGATGAACGACACGCCGCTCTCGGACGGGGCCGATGCCCAACTGTGCGATCTGCTCGCGTCGCGGTTGCACGGTTACGACCTCGTCGTGGTGGCGGACTACGGCCACGGACTGCTCACGCCGCGGGCGATCGAGCTGCTGTCGCGCCAGGCGCCGCGGTTGTGCGTGAATACGCAGTCGAACGCGGGCAACCACGGCTTCAACATGATCTCGAAGTATCCGCGGGCCGACTATGTATGCCTGGCGCAGCGCGAGTTTGCCCTGGAGACCCGCAACCAGCGGTTGTCTCCGCAGGCCATGCTCCGACACGTCGCCGACCGGCTCGCTTGCCGCCGCGTGATGATGACGCAGGGAAAGTACGGCGCTTTGTTCTTCACGGCGCCGGACACCTTCGACCAGGTGCCGGCCTTCGCCACGCAGGTGGTCGATCGCGTCGGCGCCGGCGATGCGGTGCTCTCGCTCACTTCGCTGTGCGTCGCCGCCGAGGCGCCGGCCGAGATCGTGGCCTTCATCGGCAATGTGGTCGGGGCCGAAGCCGTGACCATCATGGGCAACCAGCGGGCCATCGAGCGGACCGGCCTGTTTCGTCATATCGAGTGCCTCTTGAAAACGCACGACGCCTCGCTCGCGCCTTCCTTGAAACTGGTGGCGTAACGAGCGTCGGGAAAGGATTTCGATGCCAGTGCAATGGTCTGTGCTCGTCACCGGCGGCGCGGGATACGTCGGCTCGGTGCTGGTTCCGAAACTGCTGGCCGCGGGACACAAGGTCCGCGTTCTCGACGCCTACTATTTCGGCGAGCAGTCGCTGGCGGGCGTCCGCGGACACGTCCACTTGAGGGAAATCAAGGGCGACTTGCGCGACCAGGCGACGGTCGAGGCGGCGCTGGTCGGCTGCGACGCCGTGATTCACCTGGCCTGCATCTCGAACGACCCCAGCTTCGAGCTCGACCCAGACTTGGGCCGCTCGATCAACTACGACGCCTTTCTGCCGCTGGTGCGGTTGGCCAAGCGTCGCGGCGTGCGGCGGTTCATCTACGCCTCGTCTTCCAGCGTCTACGGCATCAAGCAAGAAGACGACGTCACCGAAGACCTGCCGCTGGAACCGTTGACCGACTACTCGAAGTACAAGGCCCTTTGCGAAGACGTGTTGTCGGCCGAGCGCCGGCAGGGCTTCGCCGCGCTGATCATCCGTCCCGCGACCGTCTGCGGCTATTCACCGCGCCTGCGACTCGACTTGTCGGTGAACATCCTCACGAACCTGGCGTATCACAAGCGCGAAATCACCGTCTTCGGCGGATCGCAACGGCGGCCGAATCTGCACATCGACGACATGACCGATCTTTACGTGGCGGCCCTCCAATGGCCCGACGAGAAAATCGACGGTCGAATCTACAACGCCGGCTGGCAGAACCTTTCCATCCGCCAGATCGCCGAGCTGGTCAAGGGCGAAGTCGGCGAGGACGTGCGGATCGTCTTCTCGCCCACCGACGACCTGCGGTCGTATCACATTTCGTCCAAAAGAATCGAGCGCGAGCTGGGCTGGACGCCGCGACGCACGGTCGGCGACGCCGTGCGCGGCCTATTGGCCGCTTTTCAGGCGGGGAAAGCTCCCGAATCGCTGACCGACCGCCGATACTTCAACATCAAAACAATGCAAGCGATTCTGGCCGATCGGCGCCGTGCCGCGTAATCAGAACCATAAAGAAACTTCTCGGTGACAAGAGGTTCGACAGATGAACAAAAGCGTCGTCATCCACGAGAACGAGTTGAAGGGTGTATTAGAGCTACTCGGCCGTTTGGAAGCCGCCAAGATCCACTTCACACTGGCCCGCAATCAAGAAGACGCGATCACGGTCGAGGTCGCCGTTCCCGGACAACGTTGGGAGATTGATTGTTATTCGAATGGCATGCTGCAAGTCGAGATCTTCAAGAGCGACGGCTCCATTCGCGACGCGTCCGCGATCGACGAACTCTTTCAGGACTTTTCCGACTGAGTGTGCCTGCTACTATCTCCGTTCCAGCATTTCCGCCAGGTGCAGCACCTCAAGCGGCGTTTGCAGGCGGCGGAGGCGGCCGCCGATGTTCATCAGGCAGCCGGCGTCGGTCGAGACGAGGCAATCGGCCCCTGTTTCCAAAACGCACTTCAGCTTGTCGTCGACCATCGCGGTGGAGATGTCGGGATAGCGCACCGAAAATGAGCCGCCGAAGCCGCAGCACTGGTCGGCATGCCGCAACGGCATGACCTCCGCGCCTTCCACATGGCGCAGCAACCGCTCGGCTTCGTCGCTGAGTGCCAGGCCGCGCAGATGGCAGGCAAAGTGATAGGCGATCTTGCCGCGATAACGGGCGCCGACGTCGACGGCGCCCAGGCGATTGACGAGAAAGTCGCTCAACTCGAAGGTGCGGGCGGCAAGCTCGCGGGCACGCTCGTGCCAATCGGCCTCCGCCGCAAGCAGGTGCGGATACTCCACCTTGACCATCGCCGCGCACGAGCCCGATGGAACCACCACCGTGCGTTCGCCGGCAAATGCCGCGATGGTGTGTTTCGCCTGCCGCCGGGCGTAGTCGGCAAAGCCGCTGTTGTAAAACGGTTGGCCGCAGCAGGTCTGTTGTGCGGGAAAGTCGATCTCGTGCCCCAGCCGGCGCAGCAGGCCGACGGTGGCCTTGGCCGCCTGCGGCCGCAGCACGTCGCCCAGGCAGGTGACCATCAACGATAGTTGCATGCCATGGAAGGGTTCAGGGTTCAGGGTTCAGTCAGGGATGAGGGATGAGGGATAGCGAGCGGGATGCGTCAGCTTCCCGGTGGTCTTTTCTGACTACCGACTATTGTTTCCTTTGTTTCCTGAACCCTGAACCCTGAACCCTATCCCGTCGGCTGCGGAGGCGGTCCTTCGGGCCGTTGGCGATGCCGCTGGTAGGCCGAGTTCAAGGTGTCGAGCAGGCCGGGAATCTGCTGCGCCGACATGAACACCCGACACGAGACCGCCGAACGCGGGTAGAACGTGGTGATGAAATCGAACCAGAACTCCGACGGCGTATGCCCGATCATCACCGCGTTGGAATAGACGCCGCTGAGCACCTCGTCGGGCAGCTTGAGCTGGTCGTAGAGGTCGGAGATGCTGGCACGCGGCTGGTTGGGCGGCGGCGCCGGCAAGGCGGGCGGCGGGCCGAAACGCTGCTCGTATTTGCGCACGTTGTCGCGCAGCGCTGCGATATATTGCGAGAACACCACGTGCGGCAGCACCACCCGCGCGGCCACCTGGTGCGGCGAGCCGAGCCGCACCAGAAAGTCGATCACGAACTCGTGCGCGCCGTCGAACACCACCGCGCCGGTCGAGAACACGCCGCGGCCCACGTTGCCGGGCACGCGCGCGCTGACCGACGAATGCTGCACCTGTTCGTTGACGGCGCCGGGCGGCTTGGGGGGATTCGGTTCGTCGGGAGCGTGTTCGTCGGACGTGCTCATGCTAAGGATACGGCTGAAAGGTTGAAGCGAGCGCAAGGTTACCGCTGCGCTCCATGATAGCAGCGCGGTGCGGCGAGTACATGCCCGGCAAGGCGGCCGCTACGCCGAGAGCACGTGCTGCCAGGTGAATTCGCCGACGGCGCCCTGCTCGCGGCCTTCGGCCAGTTGCTGCGAAATGGTGGCGGCGATGCGTTCCAGTTCGGCCGCGGCGTTGGTCGGGGCCAGCATCCAGGCATGGCACTGCCACTGGGCCTGGTCGATGCCGAACTGAATCTGGCCGATCTCCTCTTCGCCCTTTTGCCAGACTTCGACGAGTGCGTTGGGTTGCATGAAAAAGGTCCTTTCGATGGGGCGCAGGCAATTCTACCGCGCCGGGCCGCCAACGCTAGCCGGTTCGGAACTTTTATATGCTTGGCGCTGCGGGCCGGAGAAGCTAGACTCAAAGCGCCAGCGTCGCATTCGACGGAAAGCCCGCTGAGTGTACACGTTCATCCCTGTCCGGAACGGCCGCGCGAAGTCTTTTGCCGCCGGCCGGCCGGTTCCCGCAGCCGGAGAAACAACGTTCGATGGCGCCCTCGGATCCACCGCGATGGAGCGGTCCCGCGCCGGTTCCGGCGGGCGGACCCGCATCCAATGGCCAAGGCGCTCCGGCCCCGTTGCGACCCCTACCCTTGGCAAAACCGGGCACGCCCCAACCGCCGGCATCGCACGCGCCCGCCCCTCCACCGGTTTCGCCGCAACCCGTCCCTCAAGGCGTGGCGCCGCAGCCGGCAGCTCGCCCGGCGGCCGCGCCGCAGCCGGCCGTGGCCCCCCGGCCCGTCATTGCGCCGCAAGCGGTCCCGGTGGCGCGTCCCATGCCGCTCTCCGCGAATTTGCCGCGACCGATTCCGCTGCCTGCGGCCGGCACCACCGATCCGACGAAGATTCGTCTCCGCCACGAGGAGAGGGAAGAGGACGAGCAATTCAAAGTTGTGGCCCGCAATGCTCCGCCGTGGCTCATCAGTTGCCTCGTACATCTGACGCTCGTGGTGGTGCTCGGCTTGTGGTACATCTCGGGGCAACGCAAGTTTTCGGGCGTCGTGCTGGACGTCTATGCCGAGGACGCGGGCGAACAGCTTCTCGACGTGACGTCGTTGGACAGCATCGGCCAGGCTCAGCCCGACGAGGCGCTGCTGACGCCGGACAATTTGGAAAAGGTCGAAGATCCGTTTGCGCCCGACCCTTCGCTGCCGACCCTGGCCCTGGAGACTTCCGAGCCGAGCGCGATTCCGCTCGACAAGCCGCACATTTCGCTGGCGCTGGCGGGCCGCGAACCGGGGACCAAGGCCACCTTGCTGGGTAAATACGGCGGCAACCCCGATACCGAGGCGGCGGTGGGGCGGGCGCTGGCCTGGTTGAAGCTGCAACAACGCAAAGACGGCTCGTGGAGCCTCAAGGGGCCTTATCGTTCGGGCGCGGTCGGCGGGCGCGACGTGCCTGAATCGGCCACGGCCATGGCGCTGTTGGCCTTTCAAGGCGCCGGACATACGCACCTCAAGGGCGAATACAAAAAGCAGGTGGCCGACGGTCGGAAGTGGCTCTTGTATCACCAGGGGAGCGACGGCAATTTCTTTCAGGAGGGCGGCGCCAGCAATCACTGGTTCTATGCGCACGGCCAATGCACGATCGCGCTCTGCGAGCTGTATGGCATGACCAAAGACCCCGAGTTGAAGCGGCCCGCCGAGCTGGCGATCAAGTATTGCATCGACACGCAGGAGCCTGAGCTGGGCGGGTGGCGTTATATGCCGCGCAGCGACAGCGACACCTCTGTGACGGGCTGGATTGTGATGGCCCTGCAAAGCGCCCGCATGGCCGGCCTCGACGTGCCGAGCCCCGTGTTGGAAAAGATCGGCGGGTATCTCGACAAGGTGACGCCCGACGGCAGCCGCTACGGCTACCAGGTCGACATGGACCCGACGCTGACGATGACCGCCGAAGCGCTGCTCTGCCGGCAGTACCTGGGATGGCGGCGCGACGACCCGCGGCTGATTCATGGCGTGGAGCTGCTCTCGCAAAATCTTCCCCGCTATGAAGACCGAGACGTCTACTATTGGTATTACGGCACGCAGGTGATGCACCACATGGAGGGCAAGTATTGGACGGCCTGGAACGGCGCGCTGCGCGACATGCTGGTCAGCCACCAGGAACAGACCGGCCTGGAAAAAGGGAGCTGGGATCCGCTGGGCGAGCATCC
This region of Pirellulales bacterium genomic DNA includes:
- a CDS encoding zinc-binding dehydrogenase; amino-acid sequence: MRTEAALLVELNQPLRHAALTLPELRPGQMLVEVAYSGVCHSQLHEVRGRRGPDRFLPHTLGHEGSGTVLAVADGVSKVRPGDRVVLTWIKGRGADVPSTVYYDGPTAVNSGALSTFMRHSVTCENRVVPIADNVPLREAALLGCAVPTGAGMVHKAAKISRGSSVAVFGVGGIGLCAVMAARMLDASPLIAIDVVEAKLAEAVRLGATHTVHALRREPRAALLELTGGKGVDYAIESAGRRETMEAAFRSVKNQGGLCVLAGNLPHGEQISIDPFDLIRGKRIVGTWGGETQPDEDIPQFAQWYVEGRLPLAELITHEYPLEEINAALSDMEQGRVSRALIKMAA
- a CDS encoding PfkB family carbohydrate kinase, with protein sequence MGHRKIVPLEELATALAAERTAGRRIVHCHGVFDLLHVGHLRHFQQAKKLGDLLVVTLTPDEFVNKGVGRPAFGQGLRAEFIAALEPVDYVAINLWPTAVETIRLLGPHVFAKGSEFRNLDDTIGHVSKESEAIQAIGGEMAFTDDLTFSSSALINQYMSQFPDQVRQYLHDFARRYTADEVLRPLREAEALNVLVIGETILDEYIYCEAMGKSGKEPVLATRLLDAQRYAGGVLACANHLAGFCGSVDMLTFLGEGGDEELFVRGSLKPNVAPLVVYKDDSPTIVKTRYVEKYLGQKLFEAYSMNDTPLSDGADAQLCDLLASRLHGYDLVVVADYGHGLLTPRAIELLSRQAPRLCVNTQSNAGNHGFNMISKYPRADYVCLAQREFALETRNQRLSPQAMLRHVADRLACRRVMMTQGKYGALFFTAPDTFDQVPAFATQVVDRVGAGDAVLSLTSLCVAAEAPAEIVAFIGNVVGAEAVTIMGNQRAIERTGLFRHIECLLKTHDASLAPSLKLVA
- a CDS encoding NAD-dependent epimerase/dehydratase family protein produces the protein MPVQWSVLVTGGAGYVGSVLVPKLLAAGHKVRVLDAYYFGEQSLAGVRGHVHLREIKGDLRDQATVEAALVGCDAVIHLACISNDPSFELDPDLGRSINYDAFLPLVRLAKRRGVRRFIYASSSSVYGIKQEDDVTEDLPLEPLTDYSKYKALCEDVLSAERRQGFAALIIRPATVCGYSPRLRLDLSVNILTNLAYHKREITVFGGSQRRPNLHIDDMTDLYVAALQWPDEKIDGRIYNAGWQNLSIRQIAELVKGEVGEDVRIVFSPTDDLRSYHISSKRIERELGWTPRRTVGDAVRGLLAAFQAGKAPESLTDRRYFNIKTMQAILADRRRAA
- a CDS encoding (Fe-S)-binding protein, with translation MQLSLMVTCLGDVLRPQAAKATVGLLRRLGHEIDFPAQQTCCGQPFYNSGFADYARRQAKHTIAAFAGERTVVVPSGSCAAMVKVEYPHLLAAEADWHERARELAARTFELSDFLVNRLGAVDVGARYRGKIAYHFACHLRGLALSDEAERLLRHVEGAEVMPLRHADQCCGFGGSFSVRYPDISTAMVDDKLKCVLETGADCLVSTDAGCLMNIGGRLRRLQTPLEVLHLAEMLERR
- a CDS encoding DUF3467 domain-containing protein: MSTSDEHAPDEPNPPKPPGAVNEQVQHSSVSARVPGNVGRGVFSTGAVVFDGAHEFVIDFLVRLGSPHQVAARVVLPHVVFSQYIAALRDNVRKYEQRFGPPPALPAPPPNQPRASISDLYDQLKLPDEVLSGVYSNAVMIGHTPSEFWFDFITTFYPRSAVSCRVFMSAQQIPGLLDTLNSAYQRHRQRPEGPPPQPTG
- a CDS encoding prenyltransferase/squalene oxidase repeat-containing protein, with the protein product MPLSANLPRPIPLPAAGTTDPTKIRLRHEEREEDEQFKVVARNAPPWLISCLVHLTLVVVLGLWYISGQRKFSGVVLDVYAEDAGEQLLDVTSLDSIGQAQPDEALLTPDNLEKVEDPFAPDPSLPTLALETSEPSAIPLDKPHISLALAGREPGTKATLLGKYGGNPDTEAAVGRALAWLKLQQRKDGSWSLKGPYRSGAVGGRDVPESATAMALLAFQGAGHTHLKGEYKKQVADGRKWLLYHQGSDGNFFQEGGASNHWFYAHGQCTIALCELYGMTKDPELKRPAELAIKYCIDTQEPELGGWRYMPRSDSDTSVTGWIVMALQSARMAGLDVPSPVLEKIGGYLDKVTPDGSRYGYQVDMDPTLTMTAEALLCRQYLGWRRDDPRLIHGVELLSQNLPRYEDRDVYYWYYGTQVMHHMEGKYWTAWNGALRDMLVSHQEQTGLEKGSWDPLGEHPDRWPNLGQGGRLYTTCLSVYMLEVYYRHLPIYGVKR